The proteins below are encoded in one region of Nitrospira sp.:
- a CDS encoding dimethylmenaquinone methyltransferase — MTMNVITNIQRTRRSASTVDAEALGAELRKRVQGEVRFDAGSRALYATDGSNYRQVPIGVVLPRHAADIDATIAVCRSFGAPLLPRGAGTSLAGQSCNVAVVLDCSKYMHRILEIDPERRLARVQPGVVLDQLRGAAERHGLTFGPDPATHSRCTLGGMIGNNSCGVHSIMAGRTEDNIHSLDVLTYDGCRLRVGPTSDADYECIVREGGRRGEIYQRLDELRRRCAESIRTGFPHIPRRVSGYSLPELLPEQGFQVARSLVGSEGTLVTILEATVQLVPSPRARVLVVLGYPDIYRAADHILDIMRHGPIGLEGLDDHLVTFMQRKGLREQDIRLLPSGEGWLLVEFGGDTQEEAVERAREMIHALERTDDPPVMRLHESREDQRKLWEVRESGLAATAHVPQEHESWPGWEDAAVPPEHLGKYLREFRSLLTRYDYRASLYGHFGQGCVHTRIPFDLRTHDGIARYRSFIESAADLVLRYGGSFSGEHGDGQSRGELLPKLYSPELMRAFHEFKSIWDPEWRMNPGKVLRPHRMDEDLRLGADYRPPPLKTYFQFPSDQGSFAQSTLRCVGVGTCRKMDGGTMCPSYRATREEEHSTRGRARLLFEMLEGSPLVGQWRNEHVREALDLCLACKGCLGDCPVNVDMATYKAEFLSHYYAGRLRPRAAYSMGWIYWWARIASHVPHLANLVTQSSVLGGLIKTVGGLAPNRTLPPSASPSFTSWFRRRRVEDNGGTDVLLWPDTFNNYFLPETAKAAVEVLEAAGCRVRIPDRPLCCGRPLYDFGFLGMASRQLRQLLHVLREDISAGTPIVGLEPSCVAVFRNELTNLFPHDQDAMRLSRRVFTLAEFLTEHRPDFRPPILHRKAIMHGHCHQKAVMGVSAETRLLEQMQLDVQVLDSGCCGMAGSFGFKAEHADLSAQIGERVLLPAVREADPRMLIMADGFSCREQIAQLTDRQGLHLAQVLRMAMQEGPPRRDPERQYPAVMPSAVPTLVETTLAGVAVAAGWFFLRRFLRARHGGGKRVKPGIPRPSACT, encoded by the coding sequence GGATCGAACTATCGGCAGGTGCCCATCGGCGTGGTGCTTCCCCGGCACGCCGCCGACATCGACGCGACGATCGCGGTCTGCCGCTCCTTCGGCGCCCCGCTGTTGCCGCGGGGGGCCGGGACGAGCCTGGCCGGTCAGTCGTGCAACGTCGCGGTCGTGCTGGACTGCTCGAAATACATGCATCGAATTCTCGAGATCGATCCCGAGCGTCGGCTCGCCCGCGTGCAGCCCGGCGTCGTCTTGGACCAGCTTCGTGGCGCCGCGGAGCGCCATGGGTTGACGTTCGGGCCGGATCCCGCGACGCACAGCCGGTGCACGCTGGGCGGCATGATCGGCAACAATTCGTGCGGCGTCCACTCCATCATGGCGGGACGGACCGAGGACAACATCCACAGCCTCGACGTCCTCACGTATGACGGGTGCCGGCTTCGCGTCGGTCCGACGAGCGACGCCGACTACGAGTGCATCGTGCGCGAGGGCGGGCGGCGGGGCGAGATCTATCAACGGTTGGACGAGCTGCGAAGGCGCTGTGCCGAATCGATCCGGACGGGGTTCCCGCACATTCCGCGGCGTGTCTCGGGGTACAGTCTTCCGGAACTGTTACCGGAACAGGGCTTTCAGGTCGCGCGCTCGCTGGTCGGCAGCGAAGGAACGCTGGTGACCATCCTCGAAGCCACCGTTCAGTTGGTGCCGAGTCCACGCGCGCGCGTCCTCGTCGTCCTCGGCTACCCCGATATCTATAGGGCGGCCGATCATATCTTGGACATCATGCGACACGGACCGATCGGTTTGGAAGGCCTGGACGACCATCTCGTGACCTTCATGCAGCGGAAGGGGTTGCGGGAGCAGGACATACGGCTGCTCCCATCGGGGGAGGGCTGGCTCCTGGTGGAGTTCGGCGGTGACACGCAAGAGGAAGCCGTGGAGCGGGCACGCGAGATGATCCATGCGCTCGAGCGGACCGATGACCCGCCGGTCATGCGCTTGCACGAAAGCCGGGAGGATCAGCGCAAATTATGGGAGGTACGCGAATCGGGTCTGGCCGCCACCGCTCATGTCCCGCAGGAGCACGAGAGCTGGCCGGGCTGGGAGGATGCCGCCGTCCCGCCGGAGCATCTGGGCAAGTATCTGAGGGAGTTTCGTTCGCTGCTCACCCGCTACGACTACCGCGCGTCGTTATACGGGCATTTTGGTCAGGGCTGCGTGCATACGCGCATTCCGTTCGACCTTCGCACGCACGACGGCATCGCCAGGTATCGATCGTTCATCGAATCGGCCGCGGATCTGGTCCTTCGATATGGCGGGTCCTTCTCGGGTGAACACGGCGACGGTCAGTCGAGAGGGGAGCTGCTCCCGAAATTGTACAGCCCCGAGCTCATGCGCGCGTTTCACGAGTTCAAGTCGATCTGGGATCCGGAGTGGAGAATGAATCCCGGAAAGGTCCTGCGGCCGCATCGAATGGACGAGGACCTGCGGCTTGGCGCTGACTACCGGCCGCCACCCCTCAAGACATATTTTCAGTTCCCGTCCGATCAGGGCAGTTTTGCTCAATCCACCCTGCGGTGCGTCGGCGTGGGAACGTGCCGGAAAATGGACGGCGGAACCATGTGTCCCAGCTACCGGGCGACACGAGAGGAGGAGCATTCGACCAGAGGTCGCGCGAGACTCCTCTTCGAAATGTTGGAAGGCTCGCCGCTGGTCGGCCAGTGGCGGAACGAGCACGTGCGCGAGGCGCTGGACTTGTGTTTGGCCTGCAAGGGATGTTTGGGAGACTGCCCGGTCAACGTGGACATGGCTACCTACAAGGCCGAGTTTCTGTCGCACTATTATGCGGGCCGTCTTCGACCCCGTGCGGCCTACTCGATGGGGTGGATCTACTGGTGGGCTCGGATCGCCTCGCACGTGCCGCATCTGGCCAATCTGGTGACGCAGTCCTCTGTCTTGGGCGGGTTGATCAAGACCGTCGGCGGTCTTGCACCCAATAGGACGTTGCCCCCGTCCGCATCTCCGTCCTTCACCTCGTGGTTTCGCCGGCGCCGTGTCGAAGACAATGGCGGCACGGACGTGTTGCTCTGGCCCGATACCTTCAATAACTATTTTCTTCCGGAGACGGCCAAGGCGGCCGTCGAGGTGCTGGAAGCGGCGGGGTGCCGGGTTCGCATTCCAGACCGGCCGCTCTGTTGTGGACGGCCACTGTACGACTTTGGCTTCCTTGGCATGGCCAGCCGCCAGTTACGACAACTTCTTCATGTGCTACGCGAGGATATTTCGGCGGGGACTCCGATCGTCGGTCTGGAGCCGAGTTGCGTGGCGGTGTTCCGAAACGAATTGACCAATCTGTTTCCGCACGATCAGGACGCGATGCGATTGAGCCGCCGAGTGTTTACCCTGGCAGAGTTTCTGACCGAGCATCGGCCTGACTTCCGTCCCCCGATCCTCCATCGGAAAGCGATCATGCACGGACACTGCCATCAGAAGGCGGTGATGGGAGTCTCCGCCGAAACACGGCTGTTGGAGCAGATGCAGCTCGACGTGCAGGTCTTGGACTCAGGCTGCTGCGGGATGGCGGGCTCCTTCGGATTCAAAGCAGAGCATGCCGACCTGTCCGCGCAAATCGGCGAACGCGTCCTCCTGCCGGCGGTTCGTGAGGCCGACCCGCGCATGCTCATCATGGCCGACGGCTTCAGCTGCCGGGAACAAATCGCCCAACTGACGGACCGACAAGGCCTCCACCTCGCACAGGTCCTTCGCATGGCCATGCAGGAGGGGCCGCCGCGGCGGGATCCCGAACGTCAATATCCTGCCGTCATGCCCTCCGCAGTTCCCACATTGGTGGAGACCACGCTCGCCGGCGTCGCGGTGGCAGCGGGATGGTTCTTTCTCCGCCGGTTCCTACGCGCTCGGCACGGCGGCGGTAAAAGAGTAAAGCCAGGAATTCCTCGTCCATCTGCATGCACTTAG